A section of the Rhizobium sp. BG4 genome encodes:
- a CDS encoding efflux RND transporter periplasmic adaptor subunit: MARTLEILRASTLLIAGILAAPVAFAQENQPPKAQQNLPVIVVTTATKRALVDRVIGTGTIRPVEEVYIQPQVEGLSIRALNVDVGDKVEANSTLATLNEDALLLQKAQMMATKAKGEASLAQLRAQLLEAKATAEQARLQQTRSSEMGKKGTVSTAQVEQADAAAATANARVSSAEQAIEVAIADLKVADSQIADADLKLARTDVKTPVSGVISAKNARIGAIAAGTGDPMFTVIKDSAIELVAELSETDIQKIAVGQRAIVTLSGSRTKIEGKVRIVSPTVDQATRLGLVHISIDDESAARSGMYASAEIIVAEKSDIALPLSAVTTGRDGSTARKVEDGIVKQVKVTTGIQDGGFVEIADGLKEGDTVVAKAGAFVRDGDKITAVTEAVSAQSN; the protein is encoded by the coding sequence ATGGCACGCACGCTTGAAATACTACGCGCCTCCACCCTCCTGATCGCCGGCATTCTTGCCGCGCCCGTTGCGTTTGCGCAGGAAAACCAGCCGCCAAAGGCACAGCAGAACCTCCCTGTCATCGTCGTCACGACCGCCACGAAGCGCGCCCTCGTTGACCGCGTGATCGGCACCGGCACCATCCGCCCGGTCGAAGAAGTTTATATTCAGCCGCAGGTGGAAGGTCTTTCGATCCGCGCGCTGAACGTCGATGTCGGCGACAAGGTTGAAGCCAACAGCACGCTGGCGACCCTGAACGAAGACGCCCTCCTGTTGCAGAAGGCGCAGATGATGGCGACCAAAGCCAAGGGTGAGGCAAGCCTCGCCCAGCTGCGCGCCCAGCTTCTGGAAGCCAAGGCGACCGCCGAGCAGGCCCGTCTGCAGCAGACCCGTTCGTCCGAAATGGGCAAGAAGGGCACCGTTTCCACCGCGCAGGTCGAGCAGGCCGATGCCGCCGCCGCCACCGCCAACGCCCGCGTAAGCTCCGCCGAGCAGGCGATCGAAGTTGCCATCGCCGATCTGAAGGTCGCCGACAGCCAGATCGCCGATGCCGATCTGAAACTGGCGCGCACGGATGTGAAGACCCCGGTTTCCGGCGTCATCTCCGCCAAGAATGCCCGTATCGGCGCCATCGCCGCCGGTACCGGCGATCCGATGTTCACTGTCATCAAGGACAGCGCCATCGAACTGGTCGCCGAGCTCTCCGAAACCGATATCCAGAAGATCGCGGTCGGCCAGCGCGCCATCGTCACGCTGTCGGGCAGCCGCACGAAGATCGAAGGCAAGGTGAGGATCGTCTCTCCGACCGTCGATCAGGCAACCCGCCTCGGCCTCGTCCATATCTCGATCGATGACGAGAGCGCTGCGCGCTCCGGCATGTATGCCAGCGCCGAGATCATCGTCGCCGAGAAGAGCGACATCGCCCTGCCGCTGTCGGCCGTCACCACCGGCCGCGATGGCTCGACCGCAAGAAAGGTCGAGGATGGCATCGTCAAGCAGGTGAAGGTCACCACAGGCATCCAGGACGGCGGCTTCGTCGAAATCGCCGACGGCCTGAAGGAAGGCGACACTGTCGTCGCCAAGGCCGGCGCCTTCGTTCGCGACGGCGACAAGATCACCGCTGTTACCGAAGCCGTATCGGCACAATCGAACTGA